The following coding sequences are from one Halobacteriovorax sp. JY17 window:
- a CDS encoding ABC transporter ATP-binding protein — protein sequence MSSLVSIKDLSYKYPMGGEIFESTNFNISKGEFNVLLGKNGCGKSTLIHLLLGHRTPTQGEIKVLGLNPKNNKIEVRKNLYFMSHLINYDKNASIHFILNLYKLLYPGYSLEKEEKLLDLFELSRSTCVSELSLGQACRIQLVAGVSSNAELLLIDEVTAVLDPLCRKDFTNVLIEEAREGRGILMATNIPDESEINADNVYCVKNKEIKTYEP from the coding sequence ATGTCGAGTCTCGTCTCTATTAAAGACCTTAGTTATAAATACCCCATGGGTGGAGAGATTTTTGAGTCCACAAACTTTAATATTTCAAAAGGAGAGTTCAATGTTCTTCTTGGAAAGAATGGTTGTGGAAAGAGTACTCTTATTCACTTGCTCTTAGGTCATCGAACACCTACACAGGGAGAAATTAAAGTCTTAGGCCTTAATCCAAAAAACAATAAAATAGAGGTTAGAAAGAACTTATACTTCATGTCCCATCTTATAAACTATGATAAGAACGCATCGATTCACTTCATTTTAAATCTCTATAAACTTCTCTACCCAGGCTATAGTTTAGAGAAAGAAGAAAAACTTCTTGATCTCTTTGAGCTTAGTAGAAGCACTTGTGTAAGTGAACTCTCTCTTGGTCAAGCTTGCCGAATCCAACTTGTTGCAGGGGTAAGTTCAAATGCTGAACTCTTATTGATAGATGAGGTTACTGCTGTATTAGATCCCTTATGCCGAAAAGATTTTACAAATGTCTTAATTGAGGAGGCAAGAGAGGGGAGAGGTATTTTAATGGCCACGAATATTCCTGACGAATCTGAAATCAACGCTGACAATGTTTACTGCGTAAAGAATAAAGAGATTAAAACTTATGAACCGTAA
- a CDS encoding S8 family serine peptidase, whose product MCKDFKKEHFPGITGKIPLNLKDSDLGLLMIKAIFSIFLVTSTMASTNDVEKIISSNSLLINDFKYVRSLNIKKKIKIAVIGDYVHPEEFESIRANLDEVENNGIDDDGNGYIDDFYGYDLNSRNGKLRTPVVGGHENGIVSIMDAIISEYNLIDKVEIIPVNIYSFDGKFDDFRFKKLADSIDYSLARGAKIISISQGVSLYNKYSFRFIDNDYEKSLNYVQAAVERARKKGAIIVGSISNDNSRDHVKEPSIPGNLENVLSVANVDAHGVIQSGYGKNVEIAYYGTDIFVWEGRCEEFIKGFKGECTELKKTNGFKSVTGSSLSTPIVALSLGILSATGVEIEMNDEFKNRLQSSCSRSIKANRNVKSKCIFSPGKFTESYLK is encoded by the coding sequence TTGTGTAAAGATTTCAAGAAAGAGCATTTCCCTGGAATTACTGGTAAAATCCCTCTGAACTTAAAAGATTCAGACTTAGGACTACTAATGATTAAGGCCATTTTTTCAATATTTCTAGTTACTTCCACTATGGCATCAACAAATGATGTAGAGAAGATTATTAGTAGTAATTCTCTCCTAATAAATGATTTTAAATATGTGAGATCTCTAAATATTAAAAAGAAAATTAAAATCGCAGTTATTGGAGATTACGTTCATCCCGAAGAATTTGAAAGTATAAGGGCTAATTTAGATGAGGTCGAAAATAATGGAATCGATGATGATGGGAATGGTTACATCGATGATTTCTATGGTTACGACTTGAACTCTAGAAATGGAAAACTTAGAACTCCGGTTGTTGGTGGTCATGAAAATGGTATCGTCTCTATAATGGATGCAATCATTTCTGAATATAACTTAATTGATAAGGTCGAAATTATTCCAGTCAATATTTATTCATTTGATGGAAAATTCGACGACTTTAGGTTTAAGAAATTGGCCGATTCAATTGACTATTCTCTGGCCCGTGGAGCGAAGATTATTTCAATTAGTCAGGGAGTATCTCTCTATAATAAGTATTCTTTTAGATTCATCGATAATGATTATGAAAAGTCTTTGAATTATGTTCAAGCAGCCGTTGAAAGAGCGAGAAAGAAAGGTGCCATTATTGTAGGTTCTATTTCTAACGACAACTCTAGAGATCATGTGAAAGAGCCTTCAATCCCTGGAAATTTAGAAAATGTTCTATCGGTAGCAAATGTTGATGCTCATGGAGTAATCCAAAGTGGATATGGTAAGAATGTTGAGATCGCTTATTACGGGACAGATATCTTTGTATGGGAAGGGCGTTGTGAGGAATTTATAAAGGGATTTAAAGGCGAATGTACTGAACTCAAGAAAACAAATGGTTTTAAGAGTGTTACAGGAAGTTCTCTTTCGACTCCAATCGTTGCTCTATCTCTTGGGATATTGAGTGCCACTGGAGTGGAGATTGAGATGAATGATGAATTTAAAAATCGTCTTCAGAGCTCTTGCTCAAGAAGTATTAAAGCGAATCGCAATGTGAAGTCGAAGTGTATTTTCTCTCCGGGAAAATTCACAGAATCTTACTTGAAATAA
- a CDS encoding CoA transferase subunit A, whose amino-acid sequence MKGLNKVVNTYEEALEGLANDQLLMVGGFGLCGIPEGLIDKVADSGVTGLTCISNNAGVDGFGLGKLLEKRQIKTMIGSYVGENKLFEELFLSGQMEVILTPQGTLAEKIRATGAGIPGFYTATGYGTQVAEGKETKEFNGRMYVLEEAYPKADFALVKAWKADTQGNLIFRKTARNFNSMIATAGKITVVEVEEIVEAGELDPNEIQVPGIYVNRVIKGKFEKRIEQRTVKQ is encoded by the coding sequence GAAGAAGCCCTAGAAGGGCTTGCTAACGATCAACTTCTGATGGTTGGTGGTTTTGGTCTTTGTGGAATTCCTGAAGGTCTTATAGATAAAGTCGCTGACTCAGGAGTTACTGGACTTACTTGTATTTCCAATAATGCAGGTGTTGATGGTTTTGGTCTTGGAAAACTTTTAGAGAAGAGACAAATTAAAACGATGATTGGATCATACGTTGGTGAAAACAAGCTCTTTGAAGAATTATTCTTAAGTGGGCAAATGGAAGTTATTCTGACTCCTCAGGGAACTCTTGCTGAAAAAATTAGAGCAACTGGAGCTGGGATTCCTGGTTTCTATACTGCCACTGGCTACGGTACTCAAGTGGCAGAAGGCAAAGAGACAAAGGAATTTAACGGTAGAATGTATGTTCTGGAAGAGGCCTACCCAAAAGCAGACTTTGCACTGGTAAAAGCTTGGAAGGCAGATACTCAAGGGAATTTAATTTTTAGAAAGACTGCTAGAAACTTTAATTCAATGATTGCTACGGCAGGAAAAATTACCGTCGTTGAAGTTGAAGAGATTGTTGAAGCAGGTGAGCTTGATCCAAATGAAATTCAAGTTCCAGGTATCTACGTTAACCGCGTGATCAAAGGGAAATTTGAAAAGAGAATTGAGCAAAGAACAGTAAAACAATAA
- a CDS encoding CoA transferase subunit B: MALSKEQIAQRIARELKDGFYVNLGIGIPTLVANYVPSDIEIMLQSENGLLGMGEFPTEENVDADLINAGKQTVTCAKGASFFDSADSFAMIRGGHVDLTVLGAFEVDQSGNIASWMIPGKLVKGMGGAMDLVAGAENIIVAMTHANKHGVSKILKECSLPLTGVQCVKKVVSDLAVLELIDGKFHLLERAPGVSVEEIIEKTEAELVVNGDIPEMTFQ; this comes from the coding sequence ATGGCATTAAGTAAAGAGCAAATCGCGCAAAGAATTGCGAGAGAATTAAAAGACGGATTCTATGTAAACTTAGGAATTGGAATTCCAACTCTTGTTGCTAACTATGTTCCATCTGACATTGAGATTATGCTTCAATCAGAGAATGGACTTCTTGGTATGGGAGAATTTCCTACTGAAGAAAATGTAGATGCAGATTTAATCAATGCAGGTAAGCAAACTGTTACTTGTGCAAAGGGAGCATCATTCTTTGACTCGGCCGATAGCTTTGCAATGATTCGTGGAGGACATGTTGACCTGACGGTTCTAGGAGCTTTTGAAGTTGATCAAAGTGGAAATATTGCTTCTTGGATGATTCCTGGAAAATTAGTTAAAGGAATGGGCGGAGCAATGGATCTTGTTGCTGGCGCTGAAAATATAATCGTAGCAATGACTCATGCAAATAAGCATGGTGTTTCAAAAATTCTTAAAGAATGCTCTCTTCCTCTCACTGGTGTTCAGTGCGTGAAGAAAGTTGTCTCTGATCTTGCAGTTCTTGAACTCATTGATGGAAAGTTTCACCTTCTTGAAAGAGCTCCTGGAGTATCTGTAGAAGAAATTATTGAAAAGACTGAAGCTGAACTTGTTGTTAATGGTGATATTCCTGAGATGACTTTTCAGTAA